One Peromyscus leucopus breed LL Stock chromosome 4, UCI_PerLeu_2.1, whole genome shotgun sequence genomic region harbors:
- the Lrrc4c gene encoding leucine-rich repeat-containing protein 4C has product MLNKMTLHPQQIMIGPRFNRALFDPLLVVLLALQLLVVAGLVRAQTCPSVCSCSNQFSKVICVRKNLREVPDGISTNTRLLNLHENQIQIIKVNSFKHLRHLEILQLSRNHIRTIEIGAFNGLANLNTLELFDNRLTTIPNGAFVYLSKLKELWLRNNPIESIPSYAFNRIPSLRRLDLGELKRLSYISEGAFEGLSNLRYLNLAMCNLREIPNLTPLIKLDELDLSGNHLSAIRPGSFQGLMHLQKLWMIQSQIQVIERNAFDNLQSLVEINLAHNNLTLLPHDLFTPLHHLERIHLHHNPWNCNCDILWLSWWIRDMAPSNTACCARCNTPPNLKGRYIGELDQNYFTCYAPVIVEPPADLNVTEGMAAELKCRASTSLTSVSWITPNGTVMTHGAYKVRIAVLSDGTLNFTNVTVQDTGMYTCMVSNSVGNTTASATLNVTAATTTPFSYFSTVTVETMEPSQDEARTTDNNVGPTPVIDWETTNVTTSLTPQSTRSTEKTFTIPVTDINSGIPGIDEVMKTTKIIIGCFVAITLMAAVMLVIFYKMRKQHHRQNHHAPTRTVEIINVDDELTGDTPMESHLPMPAIEHEHLNHYNSYKSPFNHTTTVNTINSIHSSVHEPLLIRMNSKDNVQETQI; this is encoded by the coding sequence ATGTTGAACAAGATGACCTTACATCCACAGCAGATAATGATAGGTCCTAGGTTTAACAGGGCCCTATTTGACCCCCTGCTTGTGGTGCTGTTGGCTCTTCAACTTCTTGTTGTGGCTGGTCTGGTTCGAGCTCAAACCTGCCCTTCGGTGTGCTCCTGCAGCAACCAGTTCAGCAAGGTGATTTGTGTTCGAAAAAACCTTCGTGAGGTTCCTGATGGCATCTCCACCAACACAAGGCTTCTGAACCTCCATGAGAACCAAATCCAGATCATCAAAGTGAACAGCTTCAAGCACTTAAGGCACTTGGAAATCCTCCAGTTGAGCAGGAATCATATTCGAACCATTGAAATTGGGGCCTTCAATGGTCTGGCGAACCTCAACACTCTGGAACTCTTTGACAATCGTCTTACTACCATCCCGAATGGAGCTTTTGTGTATTTGTCTAAACTGAAGGAGCTCTGGTTGCGCAACAACCCCATTGAAAGCATCCCTTCCTATGCTTTTAACAGAATCCCTTCTTTGCGCCGCCTAGACTTAGGGGAATTGAAAAGGCTTTCATACATCTCAGAAGGTGCCTTTGAAGGTCTGTCCAACTTGAGGTATTTGAACCTTGCCATGTGCAACCTCCGCGAAATCCCTAACCTCACGCCGCTCATCAAACTGGACGAGCTAGATCTTTCTGGGAACCATTTGTCTGCAATCAGGCCTGGCTCTTTTCAGGGGTTGATGCACCTTCAAAAACTGTGGATGATACAGTCTCAGATTCAAGTGATTGAACGCAATGCCTTTGATAACCTCCAGTCACTAGTGGAGATCAACCTGGCACACAACAATCTAACATTACTGCCTCATGACCTTTTCACGCCCTTGCATCATCTAGAGAGGATACACCTTCATCACAACCCATGGAACTGTAACTGTGATATCCTGTGGCTCAGCTGGTGGATAAGAGACATGGCCCCCTCGAACACAGCTTGTTGTGCCAGGTGTAACACTCCCCCCAATCTGAAAGGGAGGTATATCGGAGAGCTGGACCAGAATTACTTCACATGCTATGCTCCGGTGATTGTGGAGCCCCCTGCAGACCTCAATGTCACTGAAGGCATGGCTGCTGAGCTGAAATGTCGGGCATCTACATCCCTGACTTCTGTGTCTTGGATTACTCCAAATGGAACAGTCATGACCCATGGGGCATACAAAGTGCGGATAGCTGTGCTCAGCGATGGCACATTAAATTTCACAAATGTAACTGTGCAagacacaggcatgtacacatgtatggtGAGTAATTCTGTTGGCAACACTACTGCTTCTGCCACCCTGAATGTTACTGCGGCAACCACTACTCCTTTCTCCTACTTCTCGACTGTAACAGTAGAGACTATGGAACCTTCTCAGGATGAGGCACGAACCACAGATAACAATGTGGGCCCCACTCCAGTGATCGATTGGGAGACCACCAATGTAACTACATCTCTTACGCCACAGAGCACAAGGTCGACAGAGAAAACATTCACCATCCCAGTAACTGACATCAACAGTGGAATCCCAGGAATTGATGAGGTCATGAAGACAACCAAAATCATTATTGGGTGTTTTGTGGCCATCACGCTCATGGCTGCTGTGATGCTGGTCATTTTCTACAAGATGAGGAAACAGCACCATCGGCAAAATCACCATGCTCCAACAAGGACTGTTGAAATCATTAACGTGGATGATGAGCTCACTGGGGACACACCCATGGAAAGCCACCTGCCCATGCCTGCCATTGAGCATGAGCACCTAAACCACTATAACTCTTACAAATCTCCCTTCAACCACACGACAACAGTAAACACAATAAATTCAATACACAGTTCAGTGCATGAACCGTTATTGATCCGAATGAACTCTAAAGACAATGTACAAGAGactcaaatataa